ATTTCCGCATCTCGGCCACCAGGCCCAGGATGTCTTGTTCGGCCCGTTGTTTTTGAGTCATGAGGGATTGTAAGAGTTGGCTGGTTTCTGTCTCCTGCTGTTCCACTTCCAAAAGAAGAATCTGTAACTTCAGGCCGGGATTAGCTGCCAAAAAATCCTCTAGACGTTGCTCTAAAAAGGCGGAGAGGTCTTCTAGAAATTTCATGGCGGAGTCGGTAATGAGAACAAGCTCATTTTAGTCGAGGCGATGGGAGGATGAAAAAAAGATTGGAGCTTGAATCTGGAAACACCAACAATCCCTAACCCCTAAAAGGTTTCACCGACCTGAATGGTGCGTACTTCACTACCACGTTGCAACACAACCGATTGTTTTTGCACCCCAGTCAGCCGCCAATTGGAATTATCAATCACATCTCCGGGGGAAACCCTCTGGACTAAGCCATTGTGGGCAATCAAAGCCATAGAGCGATCCCCCAATTCGATCACTCCAACTAAATTGTTTTGGGGCTTTACGGGCGCAGGGAGACTGGTTGCCATTGTTGGGACGGAGGCTTTAGCCGCTACCATAGGCTGGTTAACTTTTGCCAAATTATTAGGCGGTGGCGGGACGGGGGTTAGGGGTTGGGGGGTAGATGGACTGGTAGCTACTGCTGTTGGGGAGAGATTTGCCGGAGTATTGGTTGTTGTGGGTGTATTGGAGTTCACGGGGATGTAAACCCGCTCAACCCGGTTGCCTTGGGCATCTTGACTGATAATGGTGGTTGGCTCCAGGCCGGGGGAGGGTGGATGGGCTAGGCCTTGATTACCAGAGTTGGGGGTTGGCCGTGAGGTGCTGCGAATAGACCCCAAGGCCTGGGAGGCATAGCGGGCAAACTCAACATCCCCAGGATGAGGACTTACGTTTGAGGTTGGGGTTCCTTGGTCGCGGAGAATTCCCCCAATCAGTAGGCCCCCAGCCATGAGAAAGGAAGCTATACCCAGGCCAATAAAGTATCGCTCTGAACTCAAGTTTTTGATTTTGTCCCAGGTTTGCAAGCCGAGGGACGTTGCAGCTGAGGATTGAGTTAAGGAGATGCTGGGGCGGGCCAAGGTGGATGCAGGGGCCAGGCGTTTGAGTTGTTGATTGGGGGCCTGGAGGTAGGCTTCAATATCTCGGAAGAGTTCGTCCATCATCTGATTGGCGTGAATGTCAGTGCGACAGGATTCAACCAGATATAAGGCGGGTTCAGATTGGGGGTGGTTTTGACGGGCAAGGGTCTGTATCATGGGCTGCCGATCCTGGGAATGATCCGTTGGCGATGACGGGCTAAAAACATCTTTTTCTGATTACGTCCCCAGGCCAAGATTGATACAAAACAGGGAGGGATCAGTCGAGATTATTTCTCCCAGGCCAGGATCACCTCACCCCGATAGACTTTTCCCTGTTGTCCCAGCCCCAGCCAAGTGATTCCGTTCAGATGTGCAAACAGACTGGGGGCAGAAACTTCTAGGACTTTCAGGAGGGGAAATGTGGTTTGCCAGGCCTGCTGATGGGTGGCCCAATCCAGATGGAGCAGCATATCCGGCGAGTCAAGTGTTAAAAGGGGTTGCCAGGCCGGGGTTTGGGTTGCTGCCCCAGAGGGGTGTAGTTCCGTCATCTCTGTTGCTAGGGTGGTGAAGGTTTGATCTTGGGCCTGGACAAAGGTGGGGGGAGCAGCGGGGGTTGAACTCCAGGCCTGGGCGGTAATCCCTTCAAATTCCCTGGGAGTTGTGAGCCACCCCTGATTTTGCAAGGATGCTTCTAAGGTTTCCAGGCCGGCCGTGACGGTTGGATTAGTTGGAGTCGTGAGTTGCCAATACCAAGGGGCTTGGGAGTGACTGTCTGAGGTAGGGGGAAAAATTGCCAAACCAAAATCTCCTATCAACCAGGGCCAAAGGTCTGTTTCAAGGTTGATCCCCAAGTAACGATTCAGGGCCTGGCGGGTTTGGGCCAAAAATGGCTGTCCGGCCCCATATCCGGTTAATAATTTATCCAGTCGATTAAAAATATCCGGCAAATCATGTCCCAAACCTACTGCGGCCGGATGACTGGGAAACCGTTTCGAGATGTCCAGATTAAGTTTAGTTGCAGTCGAATCTGAAGCCTCTCGGGCCAGTTTAGAGCTAATTAAGGTTGTACCAATCCCCAGGCCAGAGACAGGTTTCTGCAGATTTTCCCATTGCAAAAACAGGCGATCCGGACTGATCACATCCCCATTTTGATAGTCTTGGCTCCAGGTCCCGAGATTGAGATAACTTAAGCCCCAGGTGTCCCCCGTCAAGTTAAGATTGGCTTCTCGATAGAAATTTGCTCCCAAGATATTATTGACCGATTGGGCCGCGACCAAAGACTCTTCCAAGGCCTGGACAGATTGGCTCACCACTAAATAATCATTCCCCACAATTCCCAGCGCAACCGAGGGAGTGGAGACAGCCGGGCCTGGAGTGAGGATCGGGATGCCTTGGAAGGTTTTGGCAACAGGGGTAATCTCCAATTTTTCCCAGAATTTGCTCAGGGCTTTTTCAGTGCTGGCAGCATCTTTAATTGGGATAATCCACAGAGGTTGGGGGTTTTTTGCTGAAATTGGACTCATATTCACCAGCGTTAAACCAGCATCCCAGGCCAACAGACCCCCACCCGCCCGCCCCAGGCCCAGATCATCCCATTGGCTTTCAAAAAATTCGGACAATACCGGCCGCATTTGGGGAGAGACCTTATTCAAGGGTTGCGTTAATGTCACCATCCAGGCCGCTTGTCGAGGCACAAACCTCAGGGGGCTTAATTCCCTCCCAGCCCAGGCCAGCCCAGATCCAAGTAACCCCCAAACCAGGGCCAACACCCCCAGGACTTGTATAAATCTGGTGATTATTTCCCCTAATCTTTGCATCCAGTACCACCCACCCAAGGCATGACAAATCCTGATTCCCCTCCCATTTTCCCCGATTGTTTCCCCCGCCGCTCAGGTTTTCGGAAGAATAGGCTAGTCTAGGAAACGTCTCACCGCTTGGAACCCCTGGATTATGACAACTTCCCCAGTACAAAGTGCCCTCCTTGTTCTTGCCGATGGTACGGTCTTTATGGGCAAAGCCTTTGGGGCCAAGGGCACAACCGTTGGTGAAGTGGTTTTTAATACCGGGATGACAGGGTATCAAGAAGTCTTAACAGATCCCAGCTATTGTGGGCAGATTGTGACATTTACCTATCCCGAATTGGGCAATACAGGCGTGAATCACGAGGATGAAGAATCCATTTATCCCCATGTCAAAGGAGCCATTGCCCGGAATATTTGTGAACAACCCAGTAATTGGCGTGCTGAACAGTCCTTGTCCGATTACTTGAAAAAACACGGAATTCCGGGGATTTATGGCATTGATACCCGCGCCCTGACCCGCAAAATTCGCACCGTTGGGGCCATGAATGGGGCCATCTCCACCGAAATTTTAGATCCGGTTGAATTGTTGGGGCAAGTCCAGGCCGCACCGAGTATGCAAGGCTTAAACCTGGCTAAAACCGTCACCACCCCTAAAGCCTATGAGTGGACAGAACCCACCGCCGCGGCCTGGGAATTTGCGGCCACAGTTAACCCGGATCAAGACCCCCTCTTAGTGGTAGCCATTGACTTTGGGGTTAAACGGAATATCCTCCGGCGGTTGGCCAGTTACGGCTGTAAAGTGATCGTTGTGCCGGCCAGTACCAGTGCTGCGGAGATTCTCGCCCACAACCCCGATGGCATTTTTCTCTCTAATGGCCCTGGAGATCCGGCTGCTGTTACCGAGGGAATTACCACCGCCCAGGCCTTGCTGGAAGCCGGTAAACCAATGTTTGGCATTTGTCTGGGCCATCAACTCTTAGGGCTTTCTCTGGGGGCGGACACCTTTAAGTTGAAGTTTGGGCATCGGGGCTTAAATCAACCCGCTGGCCTGGCCCAAAAACAAGTCGAAATTACCAGTCAGAATCATGGCTTTGCCATTACGGGAGAATCTCTGGCCAGCAAAGACGTAGAAATTACCCATCTGAATTTGAATGATCAAACGGTCGCCGGCCTGGAACACCGTACCCTGCCCCTCTTTTCTGTGCAGTACCACCCCGAAGCCAGCCCTGGCCCCCATGATGCCGACTATCTCTTTGCTAAATTTGTCCAGGCCATGCGGAATTATCGCCAGCATCACTAAGCTTTGGTTTGCCTAATTGGCATTCTCGAAACGCTGGT
Above is a window of Pseudocalidococcus azoricus BACA0444 DNA encoding:
- a CDS encoding DUF3352 domain-containing protein, translated to MPRQAAWMVTLTQPLNKVSPQMRPVLSEFFESQWDDLGLGRAGGGLLAWDAGLTLVNMSPISAKNPQPLWIIPIKDAASTEKALSKFWEKLEITPVAKTFQGIPILTPGPAVSTPSVALGIVGNDYLVVSQSVQALEESLVAAQSVNNILGANFYREANLNLTGDTWGLSYLNLGTWSQDYQNGDVISPDRLFLQWENLQKPVSGLGIGTTLISSKLAREASDSTATKLNLDISKRFPSHPAAVGLGHDLPDIFNRLDKLLTGYGAGQPFLAQTRQALNRYLGINLETDLWPWLIGDFGLAIFPPTSDSHSQAPWYWQLTTPTNPTVTAGLETLEASLQNQGWLTTPREFEGITAQAWSSTPAAPPTFVQAQDQTFTTLATEMTELHPSGAATQTPAWQPLLTLDSPDMLLHLDWATHQQAWQTTFPLLKVLEVSAPSLFAHLNGITWLGLGQQGKVYRGEVILAWEK
- the carA gene encoding glutamine-hydrolyzing carbamoyl-phosphate synthase small subunit; this encodes MTTSPVQSALLVLADGTVFMGKAFGAKGTTVGEVVFNTGMTGYQEVLTDPSYCGQIVTFTYPELGNTGVNHEDEESIYPHVKGAIARNICEQPSNWRAEQSLSDYLKKHGIPGIYGIDTRALTRKIRTVGAMNGAISTEILDPVELLGQVQAAPSMQGLNLAKTVTTPKAYEWTEPTAAAWEFAATVNPDQDPLLVVAIDFGVKRNILRRLASYGCKVIVVPASTSAAEILAHNPDGIFLSNGPGDPAAVTEGITTAQALLEAGKPMFGICLGHQLLGLSLGADTFKLKFGHRGLNQPAGLAQKQVEITSQNHGFAITGESLASKDVEITHLNLNDQTVAGLEHRTLPLFSVQYHPEASPGPHDADYLFAKFVQAMRNYRQHH